One region of Natrinema salaciae genomic DNA includes:
- a CDS encoding AMP-binding protein — protein MSGNTSPSLEDIDEIAHEPRREFVESTNVDEFMREYGIDDYEDLIERTTMALEDEPESGVDWFWDELVDYLDIEFYEAYDEVRDDSEGPQFADWYPGGELNIAHNVVDRHAAVDEERRNKVATIWEGEDGEVREVTYHELHRGANQVANALEARGVGTGDTVGLYMPMVPEVVSILYGCFKVGAIAVPIFSGFGVDAAATRIADSEPAVLFTGDGFYRRGDPVFLKSAADEAIAEAGHVEHTIVFDRLGSSDRGSEHEIPWNDDRDEWWTDAVEAQDDDYETKSLDSSQESMLLYSSGTTGKPKGIVHTHAGVQVQCPKEVYFGMDLKPADRFFWVSDIGWMMGPWSLIGTHTFGGTVFMYEGAPDHPEPDRFWEMIDRHKLTQFGISPTAIRALRKHGDDWLEGYDLSSLRILGSTGEPWDPESWHWFYENVGDGDCPIINISGGTEICGCFLMPLPTEPLKPCTLGGPGLGMDIDIVDRDGNSIREDNERGYLVARDSCPSMTKSLWSGDERYLDEYWSTFEDMWDHGDWAQKDADGFWFLHGRADDTLNVAGRKVGPAEVEGALIDHAAVNQAAAIGAPDDTTGTAVVAYVVLEDGIDETDDLREELRAQVGEELGKPFRPREVLFVDEFPKTQSGKIIRRAIQATYTGEDLGDMSSIENPGALEDLEDAR, from the coding sequence ATGTCCGGGAACACCAGCCCCAGTCTCGAGGACATCGACGAGATCGCCCACGAGCCACGCCGGGAGTTCGTCGAGTCGACGAACGTCGACGAGTTCATGCGGGAGTACGGGATCGACGACTACGAGGACCTGATCGAACGGACGACGATGGCCCTCGAGGACGAGCCCGAGAGCGGCGTCGACTGGTTCTGGGACGAACTGGTCGACTACCTCGACATCGAGTTCTACGAGGCGTACGACGAAGTGAGAGACGACAGCGAGGGGCCGCAGTTCGCCGACTGGTACCCCGGCGGGGAACTCAACATCGCCCACAACGTCGTGGACCGTCACGCCGCCGTCGACGAGGAGCGACGGAACAAAGTCGCGACCATCTGGGAGGGCGAGGACGGCGAGGTCCGCGAGGTGACTTACCACGAACTCCACCGGGGGGCGAACCAGGTCGCGAACGCGCTCGAGGCGCGCGGCGTCGGGACGGGCGACACGGTCGGACTCTACATGCCGATGGTGCCCGAGGTCGTCTCGATCCTCTACGGCTGTTTCAAGGTCGGTGCGATCGCGGTCCCGATCTTCTCCGGGTTCGGCGTGGACGCGGCCGCGACCCGGATCGCCGACTCGGAACCGGCTGTGCTGTTCACCGGCGACGGCTTCTACCGCCGCGGCGATCCGGTCTTCCTCAAGTCCGCCGCCGACGAAGCGATCGCGGAGGCGGGCCACGTCGAGCACACGATCGTCTTCGACAGGTTGGGTTCGAGCGATCGGGGCAGCGAGCACGAGATCCCCTGGAACGACGACCGCGACGAGTGGTGGACCGACGCCGTCGAGGCGCAGGACGACGACTACGAGACGAAGTCCCTGGACTCGAGCCAGGAGTCGATGCTGCTGTACTCCTCGGGGACGACGGGGAAGCCGAAGGGGATCGTCCACACCCACGCCGGGGTACAGGTCCAGTGTCCCAAGGAGGTCTACTTCGGGATGGACCTCAAGCCCGCCGACCGATTCTTCTGGGTCTCCGATATCGGCTGGATGATGGGACCGTGGTCCCTGATCGGCACCCACACTTTCGGCGGCACCGTCTTCATGTACGAGGGTGCGCCCGACCATCCCGAACCGGACCGCTTCTGGGAGATGATTGACCGCCACAAGCTCACCCAGTTCGGGATCTCGCCGACCGCAATCCGGGCGCTGCGAAAGCACGGCGACGACTGGCTCGAGGGGTACGACCTCTCGAGCCTGCGGATTCTGGGGTCGACGGGCGAACCCTGGGACCCCGAATCCTGGCACTGGTTCTACGAGAACGTCGGTGACGGCGACTGTCCGATCATCAACATCTCCGGCGGCACCGAGATCTGCGGCTGCTTCCTGATGCCGTTGCCGACGGAACCGCTCAAACCCTGTACGCTCGGCGGCCCCGGCCTCGGGATGGACATCGATATCGTCGACCGCGACGGGAACTCGATCAGGGAGGACAACGAACGCGGCTACCTGGTCGCCCGCGACTCATGTCCATCGATGACCAAGTCCCTGTGGTCGGGCGACGAACGCTATCTCGACGAGTACTGGTCGACGTTCGAGGACATGTGGGACCACGGCGACTGGGCCCAGAAGGATGCGGACGGCTTCTGGTTCCTCCACGGCCGCGCCGACGACACCCTCAACGTAGCCGGCAGAAAAGTCGGCCCGGCGGAGGTCGAAGGTGCGCTCATCGATCACGCAGCCGTCAACCAGGCGGCCGCCATCGGCGCGCCCGACGACACTACCGGAACCGCCGTCGTCGCCTACGTCGTCCTCGAGGACGGGATCGACGAAACGGACGATCTCCGCGAAGAACTTCGCGCACAGGTCGGGGAGGAACTCGGCAAACCGTTCCGCCCGCGCGAAGTGCTGTTCGTCGACGAGTTCCCCAAGACGCAATCGGGCAAGATCATCCGCCGCGCCATTCAGGCGACCTACACCGGCGAGGATCTGGGCGACATGAGCAGCATCGAAAACCCGGGCGCGTTAGAGGACCTCGAGGACGCGCGGTAA